A stretch of the Polluticoccus soli genome encodes the following:
- the fdhD gene encoding formate dehydrogenase accessory sulfurtransferase FdhD produces MKEEAIIKTEIHKVSRGHIAETDDVLAIEEPLEIRLVHGPADKRMQKNLSVTMRTPGNDKELATGFLFTEGIISDYSHVKAVLSNDNIITIIIDETVELELNKLERNFYTTSSCGVCGKSSIDAVKTVCKIPSDGGKLTYPARLIYTLPDLLRKQQDVFESTGGLHASALFDAGGNLLLLREDVGRHNALDKLIGAVLERNMLPLDNHLLLLSGRASFELLQKATMAGIKIVAAVGAPSSLAVQMAKESGITLIGFLRDNRFNIYTGEQRIIL; encoded by the coding sequence ATGAAAGAAGAAGCGATCATCAAGACGGAAATACACAAGGTATCCAGGGGTCACATAGCTGAAACTGATGATGTTTTGGCAATTGAAGAACCACTTGAGATCAGACTGGTTCACGGACCGGCCGATAAACGCATGCAAAAAAATTTATCTGTGACTATGCGTACCCCTGGCAACGATAAAGAGCTTGCAACCGGCTTTCTATTCACAGAAGGAATCATAAGTGATTACAGTCATGTAAAAGCTGTTTTATCAAATGATAATATTATTACAATTATAATTGACGAAACTGTTGAGCTGGAATTGAATAAACTGGAGCGCAATTTTTACACAACATCAAGTTGCGGGGTCTGCGGCAAATCGTCGATAGATGCAGTAAAAACTGTATGTAAAATCCCATCGGATGGAGGTAAGCTGACCTACCCTGCCAGGCTCATATATACCCTGCCCGACCTGCTCCGAAAACAGCAGGATGTTTTTGAATCGACGGGGGGATTACATGCCTCTGCCCTGTTTGACGCCGGCGGAAATCTGCTGTTGCTGCGCGAGGATGTAGGCAGGCACAATGCCCTTGATAAACTCATAGGTGCAGTGCTGGAGCGAAACATGCTTCCCCTGGACAATCACTTGCTGCTACTTAGCGGGAGGGCCAGTTTTGAGCTATTGCAAAAAGCCACCATGGCCGGAATAAAAATAGTAGCCGCCGTCGGCGCGCCATCGAGCCTGGCCGTGCAAATGGCAAAAGAATCTGGCATAACTTTAATTGGATTTTTGCGGGACAACCGGTTCAATATCTATACCGGCGAACAAAGGATCATTTTATAA
- a CDS encoding DUF7009 family protein, with amino-acid sequence MKLRIKNNSIRYRLDKNDIKELEEKGFVEGRTEIGADLFVYSLQGSDELQMNCTLGTNKITIFMPHAQIKEWIATERVGYEHNLPLQNGNKLYLLLEKDFKCLDDTIEDQSNNYDNPLLKKKDQ; translated from the coding sequence ATGAAGCTCAGAATAAAGAACAACTCGATACGCTACAGGCTGGACAAGAATGATATTAAAGAACTGGAAGAAAAAGGCTTTGTTGAAGGCCGTACGGAAATAGGTGCCGACCTATTCGTGTATTCGCTGCAGGGTTCAGACGAGCTGCAAATGAACTGCACCCTTGGCACCAACAAGATCACCATATTCATGCCGCATGCCCAGATAAAAGAGTGGATAGCCACCGAGCGTGTTGGGTATGAACATAACCTGCCCTTGCAAAATGGAAATAAGCTATACCTGCTCTTGGAGAAAGACTTTAAGTGTCTTGACGATACTATTGAAGATCAATCGAATAACTACGACAATCCATTGCTGAAAAAGAAGGATCAGTAA
- a CDS encoding FdhF/YdeP family oxidoreductase produces the protein MSEEQQIPNAENPEEFTGGMKLTKPKVTAAGVPAVLSSARHVLREMDFSRGFKALLTLNQKDGYDCPGCAWPDPDDERSPIAEYCENGAKAIAEEATTKKLTAKFFADNSVAELAKLDDYKIGKKGRVAEPMYLPKGATHYQPISWEEAFKKIAKALHELNSPDEAVFYTSGRTSNEAAFLYQLFVREYGTNNLPDCSNMCHESSGVALTESLGLGKGSVTLEDFYEAEAIIILGQNPGTNHPRMLSALQKAKENGTVIISVNPLPETGLISFSNPQTLKGALGIKAKLTDLFLQVKLNGDMALLKAIVKLLMEEEAKAPGTVFDPEFISEHTIGYTEYIDNVSKYNVDELSAACGIDIGQIRQAAEMLKNRKRIIACWAMGLTQHKNSVDTIKEVVNLLLLKGSIGKPGAGTCPVRGHSNVQGDRTMGIYEKPSQSFLDKIKHVYGFEPPRHYGYDVVECIHAMHEGKAKVFFAMGGNFLSATPDTEYTAEALRRCKLTVQVSTKLNRSHLVHGEEALILPCLGRSDKDIMNGENQFISCENSMGVVQMSKGGLKPISDQLLSEPVIVARMAKAVFGPRSKVNWDLYLEHYDYIRNDIELTIPGFDSYNERVRKPGGFYLPNVNREGRFATLSTKAHFNVADVTFHKIEEDELMMMTIRSHDQFNTTIYGLDDRYRGVFNERRVIFMNETDIVKHGLKAGDVVDLYNYHEGKERVAHKFIVIAFNIPEQCTATYFPETNVLVPINSTADKSNTPTSKMVVLKVRKHGV, from the coding sequence ATGAGCGAAGAACAGCAAATACCCAATGCAGAGAACCCGGAAGAGTTTACCGGCGGAATGAAGCTGACCAAACCCAAGGTTACAGCTGCTGGTGTGCCTGCTGTGCTATCAAGCGCCCGGCACGTGCTTCGTGAAATGGACTTTTCCAGGGGTTTTAAGGCGCTGCTCACACTCAACCAAAAAGATGGTTATGACTGTCCCGGCTGTGCCTGGCCCGATCCCGACGATGAGCGTTCTCCTATTGCCGAGTATTGCGAGAACGGGGCCAAAGCGATTGCTGAAGAAGCAACAACAAAAAAACTTACCGCTAAATTCTTTGCCGATAATTCTGTAGCTGAGCTGGCAAAGCTGGATGACTATAAAATAGGCAAGAAAGGACGGGTGGCTGAACCGATGTACCTGCCCAAAGGCGCTACGCACTATCAACCCATCAGCTGGGAAGAAGCCTTTAAAAAGATAGCTAAAGCATTACATGAACTCAACTCGCCCGACGAGGCGGTGTTTTATACTTCGGGCCGCACCAGTAACGAGGCTGCGTTTTTATACCAGTTGTTCGTGCGCGAATATGGTACCAACAATCTGCCCGACTGCTCGAACATGTGCCATGAGTCGAGCGGTGTGGCGCTGACCGAATCGCTGGGCTTGGGTAAGGGTTCTGTAACGCTGGAAGATTTTTACGAGGCCGAAGCTATTATCATACTCGGTCAGAACCCGGGAACCAATCACCCGCGTATGCTATCGGCTTTGCAAAAGGCGAAAGAGAATGGCACGGTGATCATTTCTGTGAACCCGCTACCAGAAACTGGCCTTATCAGCTTCAGCAACCCGCAAACTTTAAAAGGTGCGTTAGGCATCAAAGCAAAGCTCACCGACCTGTTCCTGCAGGTGAAGCTGAATGGCGATATGGCGCTGTTGAAAGCTATCGTCAAACTGCTGATGGAAGAAGAAGCGAAGGCGCCGGGCACTGTGTTCGATCCTGAGTTTATTAGTGAACACACCATTGGCTATACCGAGTATATAGATAATGTTAGCAAGTACAACGTCGACGAATTATCGGCAGCGTGTGGCATAGATATAGGGCAGATAAGGCAGGCGGCCGAAATGCTGAAAAACCGCAAGCGCATCATTGCCTGCTGGGCCATGGGACTGACGCAGCATAAAAATTCGGTTGATACTATTAAAGAAGTGGTGAACCTATTGTTGCTGAAAGGCAGCATCGGCAAGCCGGGAGCTGGTACCTGCCCTGTGCGTGGGCACAGCAATGTGCAGGGCGACCGCACCATGGGCATTTATGAAAAGCCGTCGCAGTCATTTCTCGATAAAATAAAACATGTGTACGGCTTTGAGCCGCCGAGGCACTATGGCTACGATGTAGTGGAATGTATACACGCCATGCACGAAGGCAAAGCCAAAGTGTTCTTTGCTATGGGCGGCAATTTCCTGAGTGCCACACCTGACACAGAATACACTGCCGAAGCACTACGACGCTGCAAGCTGACGGTGCAGGTATCGACCAAGCTCAATCGCAGTCACCTGGTGCATGGCGAGGAAGCGCTGATACTACCCTGCCTTGGCCGCAGCGATAAAGACATCATGAATGGTGAGAACCAGTTCATCAGCTGCGAGAACTCGATGGGTGTGGTGCAGATGTCGAAAGGCGGATTGAAACCTATATCTGACCAGTTGCTAAGTGAACCGGTTATTGTTGCCAGGATGGCAAAGGCAGTGTTCGGCCCAAGAAGCAAAGTGAACTGGGATCTATACCTGGAGCACTACGACTACATCCGCAACGATATAGAGCTGACCATACCGGGTTTTGATAGTTATAATGAACGTGTGCGCAAGCCGGGAGGCTTTTACCTGCCCAATGTAAACCGCGAAGGCAGGTTTGCTACACTCAGTACCAAAGCGCATTTCAATGTAGCTGATGTTACTTTTCATAAGATCGAGGAGGATGAGCTGATGATGATGACCATCCGCAGCCACGACCAGTTCAATACCACCATCTATGGCCTTGATGACCGATATCGTGGTGTGTTCAACGAGCGTCGTGTCATCTTCATGAATGAGACGGACATTGTCAAACACGGGCTGAAGGCTGGTGATGTGGTAGATCTGTACAACTACCATGAGGGCAAGGAGCGGGTTGCACATAAATTCATTGTTATCGCATTCAATATTCCAGAACAGTGTACCGCTACGTACTTCCCTGAGACCAATGTGTTAGTGCCGATCAACAGCACTGCAGATAAGAGCAATACACCCACTTCGAAGATGGTGGTGTTGAAGGTGAGGAAGCATGGCGTCTGA
- a CDS encoding DEAD/DEAH box helicase, with protein MTFDDFDLDPDLMDGLDTMGYKTPTPIQQQAIPIILDNKDLIACAQTGTGKTAAYVLPLLDKILHTEQGAVNTLILAPTRELAQQIDQQVEGLAYYLGISSIPVYGGGDGNTWEQQKRALKQGVDILIATPGRLIAHLASGAIKLDGVKHLVLDEADRMLDMGFFEDIIKIVGYLPKDRQTVMFSATMPPKIRSLAKTILNEPEEVSIAISKPAEGILQQAYLVNDEHKVDLVKHILKHGNYSSIIIFASTKEHVKKLHKELKRGGMNVKAFHSDLEQVEREDILREFKSRQLPVIVGTDVLSRGIDVEGIDLVMNYDVPPDPEDYVHRIGRTARAASTGTAITFINGKDQRKFAQIEMLTTQEVTKLANPEGIPAGPEYHPVIRKKRSGGGHHKGQWKGHKHKGDKKH; from the coding sequence TTGACTTTCGACGATTTTGATCTCGACCCCGACCTGATGGACGGGCTGGATACGATGGGTTACAAAACACCTACTCCTATACAACAACAAGCCATTCCCATCATATTAGATAATAAAGACCTGATTGCCTGCGCCCAGACGGGTACAGGTAAAACAGCGGCTTATGTTCTGCCGCTGCTCGATAAAATTCTGCATACCGAACAAGGTGCTGTAAACACACTAATATTGGCACCCACACGTGAGCTGGCACAACAGATAGACCAGCAGGTAGAAGGCCTTGCTTACTACCTTGGCATTAGCTCCATTCCTGTTTACGGTGGCGGCGATGGCAACACCTGGGAACAACAAAAACGCGCACTGAAACAAGGTGTAGATATACTCATTGCCACACCCGGCAGGCTGATAGCTCACCTTGCATCTGGTGCCATAAAACTCGATGGGGTAAAGCACCTGGTGTTGGATGAAGCCGACCGCATGCTGGACATGGGCTTTTTTGAGGATATTATCAAGATCGTAGGTTACCTGCCTAAAGACAGGCAAACGGTGATGTTCTCGGCCACCATGCCGCCAAAGATCCGCTCGCTGGCTAAGACCATTTTGAACGAACCTGAAGAAGTAAGCATCGCTATATCAAAACCGGCTGAGGGTATTTTGCAGCAGGCTTACCTGGTGAACGATGAACATAAGGTTGATCTGGTAAAGCACATACTGAAACACGGTAATTACTCCAGCATCATCATCTTCGCCTCTACCAAAGAGCATGTGAAGAAGCTGCACAAAGAGTTGAAACGCGGCGGCATGAATGTAAAAGCATTCCACTCCGACCTGGAGCAAGTTGAGCGTGAAGATATCCTGCGTGAGTTCAAAAGCAGGCAACTGCCCGTTATTGTGGGTACCGATGTGCTCTCTCGCGGTATAGATGTGGAAGGTATAGACCTGGTGATGAACTACGATGTGCCACCAGATCCTGAAGACTATGTACACCGGATCGGTCGTACGGCAAGAGCTGCTTCAACAGGAACAGCCATTACTTTCATCAATGGTAAAGACCAGCGCAAGTTTGCCCAGATTGAGATGTTGACCACGCAGGAAGTAACCAAACTGGCCAACCCGGAAGGTATACCTGCCGGACCGGAATATCACCCGGTGATAAGAAAGAAAAGAAGCGGTGGAGGTCATCACAAAGGCCAATGGAAAGGTCACAAGCACAAAGGCGATAAAAAACATTAG
- a CDS encoding lysophospholipid acyltransferase family protein, with protein sequence MQALVYYLVLPFIYLVSLLPFGALYAVSDFMYVVLYKLLGYRKGVVLTNLRKSFPEKSEKEIEQIASNYYKYLCDLFLETFKTLTVSRKTMLKHCYFSPQALKVFDDLAAENKSVVLVMGHFGNWEWAGNTFSMQCKHQLYVIYHPIRNKYFDWLMYRMRTRFGTKLIAMKDTFREMLANREELNATAFIADQTPAPENAYWTEFLNQDTPVFKGTELIARKVNYTIVYAKVKRVKRGYYEIFAEVLHDNPKSTTDGEISELHTKKLEQDIIEQPEIWLWSHRRWKHKRPTPVKEKAIA encoded by the coding sequence GTGCAGGCCTTAGTATATTACCTTGTTTTACCATTTATCTACCTGGTATCGCTGCTGCCATTTGGCGCATTGTATGCGGTGTCGGATTTCATGTACGTTGTGCTGTACAAACTGCTTGGCTACCGTAAAGGAGTTGTACTGACCAACCTTCGTAAGTCATTCCCTGAAAAATCAGAAAAGGAAATAGAGCAAATAGCCAGCAACTATTACAAATACCTCTGCGACCTGTTCCTGGAGACCTTTAAGACGCTTACGGTAAGCAGGAAAACCATGCTCAAGCATTGCTATTTCAGTCCGCAGGCGTTGAAAGTGTTCGATGACCTGGCAGCAGAAAACAAGAGTGTAGTGCTGGTAATGGGGCACTTCGGCAACTGGGAATGGGCGGGCAACACGTTCAGCATGCAGTGCAAACACCAGCTTTATGTGATCTACCACCCTATTCGCAATAAGTATTTTGACTGGCTGATGTACCGTATGCGCACACGTTTCGGTACTAAACTGATCGCAATGAAAGACACCTTCAGGGAGATGCTGGCGAACCGCGAAGAACTGAACGCTACTGCTTTTATTGCCGACCAAACGCCGGCACCTGAAAATGCCTATTGGACGGAGTTTCTGAACCAGGATACACCCGTGTTTAAAGGTACAGAACTGATCGCCCGCAAAGTAAACTATACGATAGTATATGCGAAAGTGAAGCGTGTAAAAAGAGGCTACTACGAGATATTTGCCGAAGTACTGCACGACAACCCGAAGAGCACCACCGATGGCGAAATATCGGAATTGCACACGAAGAAACTGGAGCAGGATATTATTGAGCAACCGGAGATATGGCTGTGGTCGCACAGGCGCTGGAAACATAAACGCCCTACACCAGTAAAAGAGAAAGCTATAGCATGA
- a CDS encoding fatty acid desaturase family protein → MTGRELILATKPFAKEIRSKSWLYLLSTLVLLIVATAGTLLVPHPALKLISSVFMALLMLRMFVIYHDHQHHSILYMSVIADVIMSIFGVLILAPTSIWKRSHDYHHNHNSKLFSASIGSYPIATKDKFRSMTRGEQRTYLFVRHPLTILFGYFTMFIYGMCIMSFTSAPKKHWDSLVALLVHGAIIWALQHYIGWQAVIFTVFIPHFISSAIGAYLFYAQHNFPGTSFSCKEDWKYEVAALESSSHMLMNPFMRFMTANIGYHHIHHLNSRIPFYRLPEVYHAIPALQNAKTTSLKPMEIAACFKLKVWNPELNKMTGIEQ, encoded by the coding sequence ATGACCGGAAGAGAACTAATACTGGCTACTAAACCCTTTGCAAAAGAGATACGCAGCAAAAGCTGGTTGTACCTGTTGTCAACACTGGTTTTACTAATTGTTGCAACAGCAGGCACCCTGCTCGTGCCCCATCCTGCGTTGAAACTGATCAGCAGTGTCTTTATGGCTTTGCTCATGTTACGCATGTTCGTTATTTACCACGATCATCAGCATCATTCTATCCTCTACATGTCGGTGATAGCAGATGTAATTATGAGCATATTCGGGGTCTTAATATTAGCGCCTACCAGCATCTGGAAACGCTCGCACGATTATCATCACAATCACAATTCAAAACTATTCAGCGCCAGCATCGGCTCTTACCCGATAGCCACTAAGGATAAATTTCGTTCAATGACCCGGGGCGAGCAACGCACCTACCTGTTTGTACGGCATCCGCTAACCATCCTGTTCGGCTATTTTACCATGTTCATTTATGGTATGTGCATCATGTCGTTCACCAGTGCACCTAAAAAACACTGGGACTCGTTAGTGGCGCTTCTTGTGCATGGTGCTATCATATGGGCATTGCAACACTATATCGGCTGGCAGGCTGTGATTTTTACTGTATTCATTCCACATTTCATATCATCGGCTATAGGCGCCTACTTGTTTTATGCCCAGCATAATTTCCCGGGAACCTCATTTAGCTGCAAGGAAGACTGGAAATACGAGGTAGCAGCCCTGGAATCTTCAAGCCATATGCTGATGAACCCCTTCATGCGCTTTATGACGGCTAATATCGGGTATCACCATATACACCATCTTAACTCGCGCATACCTTTCTACCGCCTGCCGGAAGTCTATCATGCCATACCGGCACTACAAAACGCCAAGACCACATCGCTGAAGCCAATGGAGATCGCCGCCTGCTTCAAATTGAAGGTATGGAACCCCGAATTGAATAAAATGACGGGGATAGAACAATAA
- a CDS encoding cold-shock protein: MQEGTVKFFNETKGFGFIKPADGSADVFVHVSGLIDEIRENDKVRYEVQNGKKGLNAVRVQVI, from the coding sequence ATGCAAGAAGGTACAGTAAAATTCTTCAATGAGACCAAAGGTTTTGGATTTATTAAACCGGCTGATGGCTCGGCTGATGTCTTTGTTCACGTTTCTGGTCTGATCGACGAGATCCGCGAAAACGACAAAGTAAGGTATGAAGTGCAAAATGGTAAGAAAGGTTTGAACGCCGTACGAGTACAGGTTATCTAA
- a CDS encoding DUF763 domain-containing protein, with the protein MSRSYTDLPLHYGQVPAWLYNRMSALGVAIVEAIIMDYGKSALLQRMSDPFWFQSLGCVLGMDWHSSGITTSVMGALKRSVNKRSQELGIYICGGKGRFSRETPAELMKIAEATGLNGDLLVRSSKLSAKVDNTAIQDGFQLYLHSFILSDEGEWAVVQQGMNDATGTARRYHWHSPAIQSFVEEPHSFIYGPNQGLILNITDKQADVTRSSVLQLAKEDPSHLLPEIKKLVMPGHHDVRAEDIDLKRLGSVLAVAHERELLDMESLLLLEGLGPRTLQSLVLVSEVIHGTPSRFKDPARFSFAHGGKDGHPFPVPTKVYDETIQTLEHAVNRAKLGNADKNEAIKNLHKAAQRLEKDFQPNNNFEQLIEHERNKSWKYGGRTVFGKAKPPKEKPKGVQLRLF; encoded by the coding sequence ATGTCACGTTCATACACCGATCTTCCGCTGCACTATGGCCAGGTTCCTGCCTGGTTATACAACCGCATGAGTGCGCTGGGCGTGGCTATTGTGGAAGCCATTATCATGGATTATGGCAAGAGTGCATTGCTGCAACGTATGAGCGATCCTTTCTGGTTCCAGTCGCTGGGCTGCGTGCTGGGCATGGACTGGCATTCATCGGGAATTACCACGTCGGTAATGGGAGCGCTAAAGCGATCTGTCAATAAGCGTTCACAAGAACTGGGCATTTACATATGCGGAGGAAAAGGCAGGTTTTCGAGAGAAACACCGGCTGAATTGATGAAGATAGCCGAGGCAACCGGACTAAACGGCGACCTGCTGGTAAGAAGCAGCAAGCTTTCGGCCAAAGTTGACAATACGGCTATACAGGACGGCTTTCAGCTATACCTGCATTCTTTCATCCTGAGCGACGAGGGCGAATGGGCAGTGGTGCAGCAAGGCATGAATGATGCTACCGGCACAGCCCGACGGTACCATTGGCACTCCCCCGCCATTCAATCGTTTGTTGAGGAACCTCATAGTTTTATTTATGGTCCCAACCAGGGTTTGATCTTAAACATTACAGACAAGCAGGCTGATGTTACACGTAGCAGTGTTTTGCAACTGGCGAAAGAAGACCCTTCACACCTACTACCCGAAATAAAAAAGTTGGTTATGCCCGGCCATCACGATGTGCGTGCAGAAGACATAGACCTTAAACGGCTTGGTAGCGTGTTGGCGGTAGCCCATGAAAGAGAACTGCTGGATATGGAATCGCTACTTCTGTTAGAAGGCCTGGGACCTCGTACGCTGCAATCATTGGTATTGGTAAGTGAAGTGATACACGGTACTCCATCTCGCTTTAAAGATCCGGCCAGGTTCTCATTCGCACACGGCGGCAAGGATGGGCATCCCTTTCCTGTTCCCACCAAAGTGTATGACGAGACAATACAAACACTAGAGCATGCGGTAAACCGCGCGAAGCTAGGCAACGCTGATAAAAATGAAGCGATAAAGAATCTACACAAAGCTGCACAGCGGTTGGAGAAAGACTTTCAGCCTAATAACAATTTTGAACAGCTGATAGAACACGAACGCAATAAGTCGTGGAAGTACGGAGGCCGAACCGTATTTGGAAAAGCAAAGCCACCAAAGGAGAAACCAAAGGGTGTGCAACTTAGATTGTTCTAA
- a CDS encoding T9SS type A sorting domain-containing protein — MIDKDGVEITAFDEQDASATIPTHVNDLVNDGLFASIIPNPSHNTAQLRVVLPGATTVDVRVTDIAGKLVWKHSDRREAGESSIELPSVVAPGMYMVTVANGSEPATQQLKWIKQ, encoded by the coding sequence GTGATCGACAAAGATGGTGTGGAGATAACTGCTTTCGATGAACAGGATGCGAGTGCCACCATCCCAACGCACGTGAATGACCTGGTGAACGATGGCCTTTTTGCCAGTATCATCCCTAATCCATCTCACAATACAGCCCAACTGCGCGTAGTGTTGCCTGGAGCAACAACAGTTGATGTCCGTGTAACTGACATAGCTGGCAAGCTGGTATGGAAACACAGCGACCGCCGCGAAGCGGGCGAGAGCAGCATAGAGTTGCCATCAGTTGTTGCGCCCGGCATGTATATGGTAACTGTTGCTAACGGCAGTGAACCTGCAACACAACAGCTGAAGTGGATCAAACAATAA
- a CDS encoding glutathione peroxidase has product MSLRRDVLRAIYPAYRWMMSFTEKGAIHTNEKTASPGESFYALAVQLNDGTTLHFDGLKGKKVLIINTASDCVYTDQYAELEPLAKETNDRLAIIAFPSNDFKEQEKGTDKEIAAFCGSRYHISFPIASKSHVVGKEQNRVFRWLTDSQQNGWNNQAPVWNFSKYLVDERGLLTHYFGPAVPPAHIKKLAFRAG; this is encoded by the coding sequence ATGAGCTTGAGAAGGGATGTACTGAGAGCGATCTACCCTGCGTACCGTTGGATGATGTCTTTTACCGAAAAAGGCGCAATCCATACAAATGAAAAAACGGCATCGCCGGGTGAATCATTTTACGCACTTGCAGTACAACTAAATGATGGCACGACACTCCATTTTGATGGCCTCAAAGGCAAAAAAGTATTGATCATCAACACCGCATCTGACTGTGTTTATACCGACCAGTACGCAGAACTGGAGCCACTTGCAAAAGAGACCAATGACCGGTTGGCGATCATTGCATTTCCGTCAAACGATTTTAAGGAGCAGGAAAAAGGAACAGATAAAGAGATCGCGGCTTTTTGCGGCAGCAGGTATCATATCAGCTTTCCCATAGCGAGCAAGTCGCATGTGGTAGGCAAAGAGCAGAACCGGGTATTTCGCTGGTTAACAGACAGCCAACAAAATGGCTGGAACAACCAGGCACCTGTATGGAATTTCAGCAAGTACCTGGTAGACGAACGCGGCTTACTAACGCATTATTTCGGACCTGCAGTTCCACCCGCACATATCAAAAAGCTGGCTTTCCGGGCCGGGTAA
- a CDS encoding helix-turn-helix transcriptional regulator — translation MKWKLVLYGIILAALAIGLKLVEYKFVVRDHAIEVYGGIVAALFTILGIIAGQKLTRKKEIVVEKTVLVPTPMPIAAVTIMATDQQLSLFGISKREYEILQLMAEGLSNQEIADRTYVSLSTVKTHVSNILLKLDAKRRTQAVIKARELNLVG, via the coding sequence ATGAAGTGGAAGCTGGTTCTTTACGGGATCATTCTGGCAGCGTTAGCTATCGGGCTAAAGCTGGTAGAATACAAATTCGTGGTGAGAGACCATGCCATAGAGGTATATGGCGGCATTGTAGCGGCGTTGTTTACCATTCTCGGCATCATTGCGGGTCAGAAACTTACCAGGAAGAAAGAGATAGTTGTGGAAAAGACTGTTCTTGTGCCTACTCCGATGCCTATCGCTGCTGTTACAATTATGGCCACAGACCAGCAACTATCTCTCTTCGGCATCAGTAAGCGTGAATATGAGATATTGCAACTGATGGCCGAAGGCCTGAGCAACCAGGAGATAGCAGACAGAACTTATGTTTCTCTTAGTACCGTCAAAACGCACGTGTCCAACATACTGCTAAAGCTGGATGCCAAACGCAGAACACAGGCCGTTATTAAAGCAAGAGAATTAAACCTGGTAGGATAA
- a CDS encoding VOC family protein: MKRTTKIFGALAMGAIVVGSFVAGYALGNKETRKAPHKVRGIGGIFFKCKDPKALKAWYDNNLGITTDKYGTNFEWRQAGDSTKKGFTLWAPFKETTKYFEKEFMINYRVGNMDLLLAELKQKNILPIDTIQADTYGKFVHIMDPEGNRIELWEPNDEEYDKIGSGITVY; the protein is encoded by the coding sequence ATGAAACGAACCACCAAAATTTTCGGTGCACTTGCAATGGGTGCTATTGTCGTCGGCTCTTTTGTTGCGGGTTATGCTCTCGGCAATAAAGAAACACGCAAAGCCCCTCACAAGGTCAGGGGAATTGGGGGAATATTTTTTAAATGTAAAGATCCCAAAGCACTAAAAGCATGGTATGACAATAACCTTGGCATTACCACCGACAAGTACGGTACCAATTTTGAATGGCGGCAGGCGGGCGATAGCACAAAGAAGGGCTTTACACTGTGGGCACCTTTCAAAGAAACCACGAAGTATTTTGAAAAGGAATTCATGATCAACTACCGCGTAGGCAATATGGACTTGCTGCTGGCCGAGCTGAAGCAAAAGAATATTTTACCGATAGATACTATACAAGCCGATACCTACGGCAAATTTGTACACATTATGGATCCCGAAGGAAACCGGATTGAACTTTGGGAACCCAACGATGAGGAATATGACAAAATCGGCAGCGGTATTACCGTGTATTAA
- a CDS encoding DUF4199 domain-containing protein: MNRIIRTYGLISGAICIVMFTLTAIFWKEIGWERSMAVGYATMILSLGVIFFAVLSYKNNVGNGYVSFGRAFKIGLWVTVISSLFYTLAWLVIYYNTEPNIMDQYYIHSVEKMKASGASEAQLAEAAKNREWGMKIFQNPVTNFLWVFFFEPFPIGLIISLITALLLRSKKKPADLATNA; the protein is encoded by the coding sequence ATGAACCGTATTATTAGAACGTATGGTTTGATCTCGGGCGCGATCTGTATTGTCATGTTTACCCTCACCGCTATTTTCTGGAAAGAGATCGGCTGGGAAAGGAGCATGGCCGTTGGCTATGCCACCATGATATTGTCGCTGGGCGTGATATTCTTTGCCGTGCTGTCTTACAAGAACAACGTAGGTAATGGCTATGTGAGTTTTGGACGGGCATTTAAGATCGGCTTATGGGTGACTGTTATCTCAAGCCTGTTTTATACCCTTGCCTGGCTGGTGATCTATTACAATACTGAGCCCAACATAATGGATCAGTACTATATTCATTCAGTAGAAAAGATGAAAGCCTCGGGGGCCAGTGAAGCGCAGTTAGCAGAAGCAGCTAAAAACAGGGAATGGGGCATGAAGATATTTCAGAACCCCGTGACGAATTTTCTTTGGGTGTTCTTTTTCGAACCATTCCCGATAGGACTGATCATATCGCTTATCACAGCATTGCTATTGAGATCAAAAAAGAAGCCAGCCGACCTGGCGACCAACGCATAA